Genomic window (Chryseobacterium bernardetii):
GTAATTCTTTTCTGGCTGTTTAGGATATAATGAACGGCTGCATAGGAAACAGAAGCTGCCCCGTTGGAAATTCCCGTTTCGTTCTTGATCCTTTTTGAAATCTGAATGGCTGCATTAATGGCTCTTTCCAGATATGGATTAGAATTCTGTCTTTCCTTTTTAAAGCGGTTATATGCTTTTTTGATCTGACCGATAATCTCAAAGTCTCCGATAATCTGACTTTCTAAGCCGGCAGCCACTCTGAAAAGGTGTATTAAAGCCTCTTCTTTAGTCAGGATATTAGCAAACTGAAGAAAATCCGTAAGATTTACTCCGATGGTTTTGCAATATTCTTCTGCCACTAAAAGATAATTGGAAGATGTGGTATAGATCTCGGTCCTGTTACATGTGGAAACCACAAAAGCATCCCCAAGATCTTCCTGATGGACGCGGGAAACAAAGTTTTTGATGTTTTCATCAAAGAATGCAAACTTTCCTCTCGTTTCTACATCGGCCTTTTCGTAGCTTATAGAAAGCACGGCAAAATTCGATGTTTGATGGATGTTGGAATACTGTAACATAAGCAGTGGCAAATTTACGTTTTTTTTAATTAATCATTCTCTGATAGTGTATATGATAATTATCGTAAAAAACTATGATTATTAACTCAATTATGTAGAGAAGTAAAAAGTCCAAAAGCTTCTGCTGCAAAGGGAATTTTGGAAATTCCTCTATTGAACCATTGTTTTTTTACTTTTCTTTGTGTTTTTTCAACCAAATTACCCGGTTAATTTTAGTTGAAATCAAACTCTGTAATTATCTAAACAGAAAGTTAATAAAGAATTATAAATTTTAATAAAATTTTAACCAAATTAAGTTGTGATGAAATTTCTTTACTAGTGTTAAATTTATATCTTTGTAAACTTAAAATCAGAAGAAAAATATGAGTTTATTTGATATGTTTACGCAAGAAATTGCGATAGACCTGGGAACGGCCAATACCCTTATCATCCATAATAATAAAATTGTTATAGATCAACCGTCCATTGTTGCCATTGAACGTTCTTCGGGTAAGCCGATCGCTGTGGGTGAACAGGCTAAGCATATGCAAGGTAAAACTCACGAAGATATTAAGACTATCCGTCCACTGAAAGATGGAGTTATCGCAGATTTCCATGCTTCCGAGCACATGATTAAGGAATTTATTAAAAAAATTCCCGGTATTAAAGGTAAATTCATACAGCCTGCATTAAGAATTGTAATCTGTATTCCTTCTGGTATTACTGAAGTTGAAAAAAGAGCGGTAAGAGACTCTGCTCAGAAAGTAAACGCAAAAGAAGTAAGATTGATCTATGAACCAATGGCTGCTGCTATAGGAGTTGGGATTGATGTACAGAAGCCTGAAGGAAATATGATCATCGATATAGGTGGAGGTACTACAGAAATTGCTGTTGTAGCTTTAGGAGGTATTGTATGTGATAAATCTGTGAAAATTGCTGGAGACGTATTTACTAACGATATTGCTTATTATTTAAGAACTCACCATAACCTGTATATTGGAGAGAGAACTGCTGAAAGAATTAAAATTGAAGTAGGTTCTGCAGTAGAAGATCTTGATGTTGATATTGAGGATATCCCGGTACAGGGTAGAGACCTTATCACAGGTAAGCCTAAAGAAATTATGGTTGGTTATAAGGAAATTGCACGTGCATTAGATAAGTCTATCATCAGAATTGAGGATGCGGTAATGGAAACGCTTTCCCTTACTCCGCCGGAATTGGCTGCTGATATTTATAAAACAGGTATTTATCTTGCCGGAGGAGGAGCTTTGTTAAGAGGTCTTGCGGACAGAATCCATAAAAAGACAGGTCTTCCTGTGTTTGTAGCAGAAGATCCGCTAAGAGCTGTAGTTCGTGGAACTGGTATTGCCCTTAAGAATATGGATAAATTCAATTTCTTAATTAAATAATTTTAACTTTTTACGACTGTATATCTGAATGGGATTTTTGCTGAGATTATTTTCGAAGAACACACTCTTTGTCTTCTTTATATTCCTGCAAATTATTGCTCTGGTTCTGATATTCTCCAGAAATGCCATGCAGAGATCCTGGATTGCAGGCCAGACGGCTGCATTGAACTCATGGGTTTCCGGATATATTGATGAAGGGGTTTCTTATCTGAAGTTAAAACAGATCAATGAAGATCTTGTGGTTCAGAATAAAGCTCTTATGGCAGAACTTTATGGAAAAGACGGAGCGAAAAATCCGGTTTTCAAAAGAGTGCATGATACCATCGGAGGCGGTCAGATCTATACTTTTGTTGACGGTGAAATTGTTTTCAACAGTATCAACAGAAGAAATAACTACTTTACAATCAACCGTGGCCGCAGAGACGGAGTATTCCCTCAGATGGGGGTGATGGCGCCAAGAGGTATTGCGGGGATTGTTATCAATTCTACAGACAGTTATGCATTGGTTCAGTCGGTATTGAGTGTCAATAAGATCAGAATTAATGCGTCACTGAAAAATTCCGGATATTTTGGAACGTTAACATGGAACGGAGATAACTCCAGGGTGATGCACCTTGCAGATATTCCGAAGTATGTTGCTTTAAAAGTAGGAGATACCGTTGTAACAGACGGGAAATCTGCTATTTTCCCGAAAGGGGTAATGATTGGCACTATTGCCGGATATTCAGTAGATAATAAAACCGGTTTTTGGGATATTTCCGTGGAACTGAGTGAAAAAATGGGTGCATTGAGTAAAGTGTATGTCGTGAAAAACCTGAAAAAAGCTGAAGTACAGAAAATTCAGGACACGATGCAGGCTGTAATAAAAAAGGAAAATGATTAGCAGGACTTTATTTACCGATATATTGATCATGATCTTTCTTGTTGCATTACAGATTTTTGTATTGAACAGGATTACTATTTTCGGGAAATATACTCCGGTATTATATCCTGTATTTGTTATGTTCTATCCTTTTTTTAGAAATAAATTTCAATTCCTGGCATTAAGCTTTTTAATAGGGTTATCTATTGATGGTTTCCTTTATTCATGGGGAATTAATGCCTTTGCAACAACGCTGATAGCTTATTTCAGAACGTTGATATTCAGAACGTCTACGGATACATCCACAGACTTTTTCTCTTTTCAGTCCCTGCAATGGGCGCAGTTTTTGCTGTTTTTATTTTCAAGTATTTTCCTGCATCAGCTTTTAGTACAATATATTGAGTTCTTTAAGTTTAGCAGGTTTTTTGAAATATTATTTAATGTTTTGGTGACTAGTGTAATTTCATTTATATTTATCGTTATCTACGCATTAATATTTAAAATCAAACAAAAAGTTTGAACACACGTTATTTAAAAATCTTTTCTGTTCTTGTTGTTATCGCCCTTATTTTTGTGGCGAGACTCGCGTATTTGCAGTTGTTTACAGACCGCTATGCACTGAACGCGGCCAACACTTCCATTAAAATTGAATATGTAATTCCCCAGCGTGGAGTTATCTTTGACCGAAATGGGAAGATCATGGTAGGAAACCAGCCTGCTTACGAAATTTCCTTTACCCAGGCTTTAATGAAACCTGATTTTGATACCTTAGGCTTTTGCAGTCTGATGAAGATTTCTAAAGCGGATTTCATCAACAAGATCAATGTTATAAAAAAAGAAAAGTATTATTCTAAGCTGACTCCTATGACTTTTTTAAAGGATCTTAGCAGAGAAGATATTGCAAGAGTGCAGGAGATTATCTTTAAATATCCAGCCTTTAATATTGTACAGAGACCTCAGCGTCAGTATGAAGTATCTACTTCCGGAAACCTTTTAGGATATACCAGTGAAGTCAATGAAAGAGAGATTAAAAAAGACTCCCTTTACTATTTACCAGGAGACTTTATCGGGAAAACAGGAGTAGAAAAGTCTTATGAAAAAGAACTTCGTGGGATAAAAGGGATGAAGTACATCCAGAAAGATATCAGACTCCGGAATATCGGGTCTTATAAAAACGGAGCTTTAGATAAAGATGTAGTTACGGGTAAAGATATCACTCTGACTATTGATTATGATCTTCAGAGAACCGCTGAAGAAATGCTTGTCAACAAGCATGGTGCAATAGTAGCCATAGATCCTAATAATGGAGAAGTGCTGGTGGCTGCAACCGGACCGGATATTGATCCGAACCTTTTCACCGGACCTAATAAATCTAAAAACTTATATGCCCTGTCAAAAGATACGCTTTATGAAAATAAACCCACTTTTGACCGTTCTTTACAGGCAGGATATCCGCCGGGTTCCACTTTTAAACTGCTAACGGCTCTGGCTGCCATGCAGATGGGAGTAATGGATGAAAAGACTATTTTCCCTTGTGGAGGTGGATTTTTTTATAAAGGAAAAAGAATTAAAGGACATGGTGGAGCTGATCCGCTTATTCCTTCCATTCAGGTTTCCAGTAACTGTTTCTTTACGTATGCATTTATTGCCATTATCAAAAAATATCCTGGAAATCCTTCAAAAGGTGTTGATGAATGGAAAAAGATCATGAGCAGCTTTGGTGTTGGAGAATTTTTAAATAATGACTTTGCTGTAGGGGCAAAGGGAAGAATCCCTTCCGGAGACTTTTATGAGAGAAGGTTTAAAGCCATCATGAAAGCCAGCGGATCCCAGAGAACAGATTTTAAGAATTGGGATGAAATGTCAACCGGTGCCATTTATAATGGAATGGGGCAGGGAGATGTTCTGGTAACACCTATTCAGCTGGCTAATTATGTGGCTGCTATTGCCAACAGAGGATGGTATTATACACCTCATATTGTAAAAGCCATTGATGGGAAACCAAACCCAGACCCAAGATTTAAGGTTAAACATAAAACTCTGGTAGATCCAAAGCATTTTGAACCTGTTCTGAAAGGTATGGAAGCTGTAGTGTTAAGAGGAACTGCAAGAGGATTGAAGTCAAATGATTTTACACAGCTGGCGAAAACAGGTACAGCGCAGGTTCCGCAAGGAAAGGATAACTCTATCTTTGTTCTTATTGCTCCTGCTGAAAAACCAAAAATTGTTGTGGTGGCAGTAATGGAACATGCAGGATTTGGAGCTACCTGGGCAGGCCCGGCGTGTACCGTGATTGCTGAAAAATATATTACCGGAGATCTGAAAAGGGAAAATCTGTACAAAAAAATGATTACCTCGAGTTTCATGCCGGAATACAAAAGGCAATGGATTGCTGATT
Coding sequences:
- a CDS encoding rod shape-determining protein, which translates into the protein MSLFDMFTQEIAIDLGTANTLIIHNNKIVIDQPSIVAIERSSGKPIAVGEQAKHMQGKTHEDIKTIRPLKDGVIADFHASEHMIKEFIKKIPGIKGKFIQPALRIVICIPSGITEVEKRAVRDSAQKVNAKEVRLIYEPMAAAIGVGIDVQKPEGNMIIDIGGGTTEIAVVALGGIVCDKSVKIAGDVFTNDIAYYLRTHHNLYIGERTAERIKIEVGSAVEDLDVDIEDIPVQGRDLITGKPKEIMVGYKEIARALDKSIIRIEDAVMETLSLTPPELAADIYKTGIYLAGGGALLRGLADRIHKKTGLPVFVAEDPLRAVVRGTGIALKNMDKFNFLIK
- the mreC gene encoding rod shape-determining protein MreC, with translation MGFLLRLFSKNTLFVFFIFLQIIALVLIFSRNAMQRSWIAGQTAALNSWVSGYIDEGVSYLKLKQINEDLVVQNKALMAELYGKDGAKNPVFKRVHDTIGGGQIYTFVDGEIVFNSINRRNNYFTINRGRRDGVFPQMGVMAPRGIAGIVINSTDSYALVQSVLSVNKIRINASLKNSGYFGTLTWNGDNSRVMHLADIPKYVALKVGDTVVTDGKSAIFPKGVMIGTIAGYSVDNKTGFWDISVELSEKMGALSKVYVVKNLKKAEVQKIQDTMQAVIKKEND
- a CDS encoding rod shape-determining protein MreD, whose amino-acid sequence is MISRTLFTDILIMIFLVALQIFVLNRITIFGKYTPVLYPVFVMFYPFFRNKFQFLALSFLIGLSIDGFLYSWGINAFATTLIAYFRTLIFRTSTDTSTDFFSFQSLQWAQFLLFLFSSIFLHQLLVQYIEFFKFSRFFEILFNVLVTSVISFIFIVIYALIFKIKQKV
- a CDS encoding penicillin-binding transpeptidase domain-containing protein, which translates into the protein MNTRYLKIFSVLVVIALIFVARLAYLQLFTDRYALNAANTSIKIEYVIPQRGVIFDRNGKIMVGNQPAYEISFTQALMKPDFDTLGFCSLMKISKADFINKINVIKKEKYYSKLTPMTFLKDLSREDIARVQEIIFKYPAFNIVQRPQRQYEVSTSGNLLGYTSEVNEREIKKDSLYYLPGDFIGKTGVEKSYEKELRGIKGMKYIQKDIRLRNIGSYKNGALDKDVVTGKDITLTIDYDLQRTAEEMLVNKHGAIVAIDPNNGEVLVAATGPDIDPNLFTGPNKSKNLYALSKDTLYENKPTFDRSLQAGYPPGSTFKLLTALAAMQMGVMDEKTIFPCGGGFFYKGKRIKGHGGADPLIPSIQVSSNCFFTYAFIAIIKKYPGNPSKGVDEWKKIMSSFGVGEFLNNDFAVGAKGRIPSGDFYERRFKAIMKASGSQRTDFKNWDEMSTGAIYNGMGQGDVLVTPIQLANYVAAIANRGWYYTPHIVKAIDGKPNPDPRFKVKHKTLVDPKHFEPVLKGMEAVVLRGTARGLKSNDFTQLAKTGTAQVPQGKDNSIFVLIAPAEKPKIVVVAVMEHAGFGATWAGPACTVIAEKYITGDLKRENLYKKMITSSFMPEYKRQWIADLKRKGLYKDPKPDSIKQKRIKDSLDLIKQQKAKLQKKLEEDAKKNNTAKKTTKQ